One window of Psychrobacillus sp. FSL H8-0483 genomic DNA carries:
- a CDS encoding ABC transporter permease codes for MMKIVSKGWRPLLVLLLLFIVWETIVIKFRIPSWLLPSPTKIFYEGFDGWSNFYPHLLSTIKLSLLGFALGLLIGLLTAILLHLFPFIRESIYPLLIISQNIPIIVLAPLLVIWFGFGLLPKIIVITLVCFFPITVAALDGFKQTSNELKHYMIMAGASKKQLFWKLELPYALPSLFSGLKISATYSVMGAVISEWLGAKDGIGVYMTLASSSFRTDRVFVAIFAIVTLSLLFFSLIVLIERWLVRWQLKGAKWK; via the coding sequence ATGATGAAAATCGTATCGAAAGGGTGGAGACCATTACTGGTTCTCCTCCTTTTATTCATTGTATGGGAAACGATTGTGATTAAATTTAGAATTCCTAGTTGGCTCTTACCCTCTCCGACAAAAATATTTTATGAAGGTTTCGATGGTTGGTCCAATTTTTACCCACATTTATTATCAACCATCAAACTATCCTTACTCGGATTTGCACTAGGTTTACTAATCGGTTTACTTACGGCTATTTTATTGCACTTGTTCCCTTTCATTCGGGAATCGATTTATCCGTTACTAATCATCTCACAAAACATTCCAATTATTGTATTGGCCCCTCTTTTAGTGATTTGGTTTGGCTTTGGATTATTACCAAAAATAATCGTCATCACGCTCGTTTGCTTTTTTCCAATCACGGTTGCCGCATTAGATGGTTTTAAGCAAACTTCCAATGAATTAAAGCATTACATGATTATGGCAGGTGCGTCGAAAAAGCAATTATTTTGGAAGCTAGAGCTTCCCTATGCACTTCCTTCACTATTTTCAGGTTTGAAAATATCCGCAACCTACAGTGTTATGGGGGCAGTTATTTCTGAATGGCTTGGAGCGAAGGATGGTATCGGTGTTTATATGACCCTCGCCTCCTCATCCTTTCGAACAGATAGAGTATTTGTGGCCATATTTGCTATTGTGACATTAAGTTTATTATTTTTTTCTTTAATTGTTCTTATTGAGCGCTGGCTTGTTCGGTGGCAGTTGAAAGGGGCGAAATGGAAGTGA
- a CDS encoding ABC transporter ATP-binding protein gives MSHLTVSNISMQFDKNEVIKNLAFTVEENEFVSIIGPSGSGKSTIFSLIGGILSPDKGTIHLDHQVINGKRGFISYMPQTPSLLPWRTILENVLLGQELQGKTEKEAALEMIDIAGLTGYENAYPHELSGGMKQRASFIRALLSPQSIICLDEPFSALDELTRLDMQKWLLSIWEEHRRTILFVTHNIEEALFLSDRIIVLSNKPSQVAAEFHVPFSRPREESLYLEDEFLEWKRKIYYSLKKTGE, from the coding sequence GTGAGTCATCTTACGGTTTCCAATATTTCTATGCAATTTGACAAAAATGAAGTTATCAAGAATCTCGCATTCACAGTTGAAGAGAATGAGTTTGTTTCGATTATTGGGCCGTCAGGTAGTGGGAAAAGTACTATTTTCAGTCTTATCGGAGGAATCCTCTCACCAGATAAAGGCACCATTCACTTAGATCATCAAGTCATTAACGGGAAACGGGGGTTTATTAGCTATATGCCACAAACCCCTTCTCTCCTTCCTTGGAGAACGATTCTTGAAAATGTATTACTAGGGCAAGAACTTCAAGGAAAAACAGAAAAAGAAGCAGCATTAGAAATGATCGATATCGCAGGATTAACGGGTTATGAAAATGCGTATCCTCATGAATTATCAGGTGGTATGAAGCAAAGGGCTTCCTTTATTCGAGCATTATTAAGTCCACAATCCATCATTTGCTTGGACGAACCTTTTTCTGCCTTAGATGAATTAACACGGCTTGATATGCAAAAATGGCTTTTATCTATTTGGGAAGAACATCGAAGAACTATCCTTTTTGTGACACATAATATTGAAGAAGCATTATTTCTATCTGACCGAATTATTGTTTTATCCAATAAACCTTCTCAAGTGGCAGCCGAATTTCACGTTCCTTTTTCACGTCCAAGAGAGGAAAGTCTATATCTAGAAGACGAGTTCTTAGAATGGAAAAGGAAAATTTACTATTCCCTCAAAAAAACAGGAGAGTGA
- a CDS encoding TatD family hydrolase → MLKMIDAHIHLDHYNDQEIKDIIERDSSLEALISVSFDLDSSKKNKELAKIFSKVKPAFGYHPEQTPPTEKQMDELFSWIKSNQNDMVAVGEVGLPYYLRKEQKLSTLQRSQYIELLEAFIKLSKELEKPIVLHAVYEDAPIVCDLLERYSVPKAHFHWFKGDSKTILRMAENGYYISVTPDVLYEEEIQQLVQSYPLQQIMVETDGPWPFEGPFTGKMTHPSMIKESIKTISDIKKLSIDEVYYQIFYNTKSFFSI, encoded by the coding sequence TTGCTAAAAATGATTGATGCACATATTCACTTAGATCATTATAACGATCAAGAAATAAAGGATATCATTGAAAGGGACTCATCTTTAGAAGCACTAATATCCGTTTCTTTTGATTTAGACTCAAGTAAAAAAAATAAAGAGCTTGCCAAAATATTCTCAAAGGTGAAGCCTGCTTTTGGCTATCATCCTGAGCAAACGCCCCCTACGGAGAAGCAAATGGATGAACTTTTCAGTTGGATAAAGAGCAATCAAAATGACATGGTTGCAGTTGGTGAAGTAGGGCTTCCTTATTATTTAAGAAAAGAACAAAAACTATCGACACTTCAACGCAGCCAGTACATTGAACTATTAGAAGCATTTATTAAACTAAGTAAGGAATTAGAAAAACCTATCGTCCTTCATGCTGTTTATGAAGATGCACCCATCGTTTGTGACCTTTTGGAGAGATATTCCGTTCCAAAAGCCCATTTTCATTGGTTCAAAGGTGATTCCAAAACGATTCTTCGAATGGCAGAAAACGGGTACTACATTTCTGTCACACCCGATGTTTTGTATGAGGAGGAGATTCAACAGCTCGTTCAATCCTATCCACTTCAGCAAATCATGGTCGAAACAGATGGTCCATGGCCGTTTGAAGGACCTTTTACCGGAAAGATGACTCATCCCTCCATGATAAAAGAATCTATTAAAACGATATCCGATATAAAAAAGCTTTCAATTGATGAAGTTTATTATCAAATTTTTTATAATACTAAATCATTCTTTTCTATTTAA
- a CDS encoding solute carrier family 23 protein produces MKNFFRTIPLSLQHLLAMFGATVLVPALTGLDPGSALIASGLGTLIFHLITRGKVPTYLGSSFAFIAPLALYVGELNSPGQAVAGLISVSIVYAIVSIIISVVGFEKVRKVIPAVVVGPVVSIIGLSLATTAVTNMASTQWDVAIVSLLAAIIATLAGTKMIRLFPLIIGLAVGYAYAAMRGFVDFDTIASAPAFTLPHFVMPEFTWVVILGMAPIALVTIIEDLGHMFVLNEITGKEVTKDPGFSSILWGNGLATLISGFIGGPAQTTYAENLGVLAITRQFSSRIIQGAAVLAILLGLFGKVGAVIQSIPVAVMGGICILLFGMIAGMGIRHIIEENVSLANMKNLVIVAIIFIIGVGYAHGIAYATLAGLLIHWFVPDFTTKNEN; encoded by the coding sequence TTGAAAAATTTTTTTCGCACGATACCATTATCTTTACAGCATTTGTTAGCAATGTTTGGTGCAACAGTTTTGGTTCCAGCACTAACCGGTCTTGATCCAGGAAGTGCACTTATTGCCAGCGGTTTAGGAACCCTGATTTTCCATCTTATTACACGTGGAAAGGTTCCTACGTATCTAGGTTCATCCTTCGCTTTTATTGCTCCGCTTGCATTGTATGTGGGGGAGTTAAATTCACCAGGTCAAGCAGTTGCAGGTCTTATCAGCGTTTCCATTGTTTATGCCATTGTATCTATTATCATTTCAGTTGTCGGTTTTGAAAAAGTCCGAAAAGTAATTCCTGCAGTTGTCGTCGGACCGGTTGTAAGTATAATCGGTCTTTCGCTGGCAACTACTGCGGTGACCAACATGGCTTCTACCCAATGGGATGTCGCTATCGTCAGCCTTCTTGCGGCGATCATTGCTACGCTTGCAGGAACTAAGATGATCCGCCTCTTCCCGCTCATAATTGGTCTTGCAGTAGGGTATGCTTATGCTGCGATGCGTGGATTTGTTGATTTTGATACCATCGCCAGCGCACCTGCCTTTACTCTTCCACATTTCGTCATGCCGGAATTCACATGGGTTGTAATCCTCGGAATGGCGCCGATTGCCCTGGTTACCATCATCGAAGACCTTGGACATATGTTTGTACTAAATGAGATTACAGGAAAAGAAGTGACAAAGGATCCTGGATTTTCAAGCATCCTATGGGGGAATGGCCTTGCAACATTAATCTCCGGCTTCATCGGTGGACCTGCACAAACTACTTACGCGGAAAATCTCGGGGTTCTAGCCATCACACGCCAGTTTTCAAGTAGGATTATTCAGGGTGCTGCTGTTCTTGCGATTCTTCTTGGTTTGTTCGGTAAAGTTGGAGCTGTTATCCAATCCATTCCAGTTGCAGTGATGGGCGGAATATGTATCTTGTTGTTTGGTATGATCGCAGGAATGGGGATCCGTCACATCATTGAAGAAAATGTTAGTCTGGCTAATATGAAAAATTTAGTCATCGTCGCAATTATCTTTATCATCGGGGTTGGATATGCCCACGGTATCGCCTACGCCACGCTTGCCGGATTGCTCATCCATTGGTTCGTACCTGATTTTACGACAAAGAACGAAAATTAG
- a CDS encoding DUF3221 domain-containing protein, with the protein MKKRNLIFILLVLTGCSSVEGYIVDKEDGRILIVNPESVTYGESKKSNEHYDAVWISTNDKNYELGQKVKAYYNNIEESYPGQARSNRVKVLGSNKPNKADLSEQDVIKLLLSEQEELLVPAIKKINYSAERDIWDITVVTDGEELYFQIEDE; encoded by the coding sequence ATGAAAAAGAGAAATCTAATCTTTATTTTATTAGTATTAACAGGTTGTTCAAGTGTTGAAGGTTATATTGTCGATAAAGAAGATGGACGAATACTCATAGTTAATCCTGAATCAGTTACGTATGGTGAATCAAAAAAATCCAATGAGCATTATGATGCGGTTTGGATATCTACAAATGATAAGAACTATGAATTGGGACAAAAAGTGAAAGCATACTACAACAATATTGAAGAATCCTATCCTGGACAAGCTAGATCAAATCGCGTTAAAGTTTTAGGTTCTAATAAACCGAATAAAGCAGATTTATCAGAGCAAGATGTCATAAAATTATTGTTAAGTGAACAGGAAGAGTTATTGGTACCTGCAATAAAAAAGATAAATTACTCAGCTGAAAGGGATATTTGGGATATAACTGTTGTAACTGACGGCGAAGAATTATATTTCCAAATAGAGGATGAGTAG
- a CDS encoding S16 family serine protease, which translates to MESKQAVEDHLNKQHIQFLDIMEFTNLDLYGSKNRQLLVWLHLKKNELEQMRESVNHYLGQEDASINEFLNRDHIGGNSAGLGLALIGLIIRGDLQSDLSFAVTGAISKTGDVLPIGLVKDKIQIAEVSGYSYMIIPSENAEEAARIQKEHNVNMQIFDVSHIDEAIQLINELNKKDK; encoded by the coding sequence ATGGAGAGTAAGCAAGCCGTTGAGGATCATTTAAACAAACAACATATACAATTTTTAGATATTATGGAGTTTACCAATTTAGATCTTTACGGAAGTAAAAACCGGCAATTATTGGTTTGGCTTCATCTTAAGAAAAATGAATTAGAACAAATGAGAGAAAGTGTGAATCATTACTTAGGCCAAGAAGATGCATCTATAAATGAATTTTTAAATCGAGATCATATTGGAGGAAATAGTGCAGGGTTAGGTCTAGCGTTAATCGGGCTCATTATAAGAGGTGATTTGCAAAGTGATTTATCTTTTGCAGTTACTGGGGCAATTAGTAAAACGGGAGACGTGTTACCAATAGGCCTTGTAAAAGATAAAATACAAATTGCCGAAGTATCTGGTTATTCCTATATGATTATACCGAGTGAAAATGCGGAAGAAGCAGCAAGAATTCAAAAGGAACATAACGTAAACATGCAAATTTTTGATGTGTCTCATATCGATGAAGCAATTCAACTGATTAATGAGTTGAACAAGAAAGATAAATAA
- a CDS encoding TetR/AcrR family transcriptional regulator, with protein sequence MDTKLLLIDTATMLFQQKGYKSIGLNEILKACNVTKGALYHHFPNGKEELLITCLQGLNEAITTDIEAIFSRHLSTKDATLSMIDTLIHKFEKDGTITGYTFSSIVSEMATMSEPVRNACSALYENIQYIYCAKLLSEGFSNESASAISLMMTALIEGAMMLCLTQKSTDPLKTIAKLLPNLLKSCEQGSQSV encoded by the coding sequence ATGGATACAAAATTGCTATTGATTGATACTGCTACAATGCTTTTTCAGCAAAAAGGCTACAAAAGTATAGGACTCAATGAAATCTTAAAAGCATGTAACGTTACTAAAGGAGCCCTTTATCACCATTTTCCAAATGGAAAAGAAGAACTGTTAATTACGTGTTTACAGGGATTAAACGAAGCTATTACCACAGATATCGAAGCTATTTTCAGTAGGCATCTATCGACTAAAGATGCCACTCTATCAATGATTGATACATTAATTCACAAATTTGAAAAAGACGGTACCATTACTGGCTATACATTTAGCAGCATTGTCAGTGAAATGGCCACGATGAGTGAACCTGTCCGCAATGCTTGTAGTGCGCTATATGAAAACATTCAATATATTTACTGTGCGAAACTTCTATCAGAAGGCTTTTCAAATGAATCAGCTTCCGCTATTTCTTTGATGATGACTGCTTTGATTGAAGGTGCGATGATGCTTTGTTTAACGCAAAAATCAACAGATCCATTAAAAACGATTGCCAAACTATTACCGAATTTATTAAAGTCGTGTGAACAAGGTAGCCAGTCTGTTTAA
- a CDS encoding aldolase catalytic domain-containing protein, with the protein MEHNSKIIDCTIRDGGLVNNWDFSVEFVQDLYNGLSAAGVEYMEIGYKNSPKLLKATEPNPWRFLDDNFLKEIIPEKKFTKLSALVDIGRVDPNDILPREQSVLDMIRVACYIREVDKGLELVKMFHDLGYETSLNIMALSNVPEHQLKEAFEMVLESPVDVVYIVDSFGSLDPLNIEHQVKKFQAMLPNKQLGIHTHNNMQLAFANTLTAMRNGVSFLDSSVYGMGRAAGNCHTELLVSYIQKPSYEIKPVLGVIEKHMLEMRQNWEWGYIIPYMISGVLNEHPRVAMAYRNSEERDNFVDFYDKVTTPEATIAPASK; encoded by the coding sequence ATGGAACATAATAGCAAAATAATAGACTGTACCATTCGTGATGGAGGTTTGGTTAACAATTGGGATTTCAGCGTCGAATTTGTTCAAGACTTGTATAATGGCCTAAGTGCAGCTGGTGTTGAATACATGGAGATTGGCTATAAAAATTCACCTAAGCTTCTTAAAGCGACTGAACCTAATCCATGGAGATTTCTTGACGATAACTTCCTGAAAGAGATTATCCCTGAGAAAAAGTTCACGAAGCTATCTGCTCTAGTAGATATTGGGCGTGTAGATCCAAATGACATTCTACCACGTGAGCAAAGTGTTTTAGATATGATTCGAGTGGCGTGCTATATCCGCGAAGTAGATAAAGGCTTGGAGCTTGTCAAAATGTTTCATGATTTGGGCTATGAGACTTCCCTTAACATTATGGCTTTATCTAATGTACCTGAACATCAGCTTAAGGAAGCGTTTGAAATGGTGCTGGAAAGTCCTGTAGATGTTGTATATATCGTTGACTCTTTCGGAAGTTTAGATCCTCTAAATATTGAGCATCAAGTAAAAAAATTCCAAGCAATGCTTCCTAACAAACAGCTTGGTATTCATACGCATAATAATATGCAATTAGCGTTCGCAAATACATTAACAGCGATGCGAAATGGGGTTAGTTTCCTTGATTCTTCTGTCTATGGTATGGGGCGTGCAGCTGGTAATTGTCACACAGAACTACTCGTTAGCTATATACAAAAACCTAGTTATGAGATTAAGCCAGTTCTTGGTGTCATTGAAAAGCATATGTTAGAAATGCGACAAAATTGGGAATGGGGTTACATTATCCCTTACATGATCTCAGGTGTACTTAATGAACATCCACGTGTTGCTATGGCTTACCGTAATAGCGAAGAACGCGATAATTTCGTAGATTTTTATGATAAGGTAACAACACCGGAAGCAACTATAGCTCCAGCGTCGAAATAG
- a CDS encoding biotin transporter BioY: MKKGNTYQYLLAAIGAAIIAILAQVTIPLPLVPITGQTLAIGLIVTILGTRLGTLSVLLYILLGAVGMPVFSGMSGGLGVVVGPTGGYIVGFLPSAIIMGLYMKKFGITIPHAIVANIIGMIVTLALGTAWLKIAADLTWTAAFMGGAAPFIIVGILKAVLAAYLGVVVRRRLETAHLIEVTA, translated from the coding sequence TTGAAAAAGGGAAATACATATCAATATTTATTAGCTGCAATTGGTGCAGCGATTATCGCAATTCTCGCGCAGGTGACGATTCCGTTACCACTCGTACCAATTACAGGGCAAACATTAGCAATCGGTTTAATCGTGACAATTTTAGGCACAAGATTAGGAACATTATCGGTATTATTATATATATTACTAGGCGCAGTTGGGATGCCAGTATTCAGTGGCATGTCTGGCGGGTTAGGGGTCGTGGTTGGACCAACAGGCGGCTATATTGTAGGCTTCTTGCCATCAGCAATAATAATGGGTCTTTACATGAAAAAATTTGGTATCACAATTCCACATGCTATTGTAGCAAATATTATTGGTATGATAGTAACATTAGCACTCGGAACAGCCTGGTTAAAAATCGCAGCTGACTTAACGTGGACTGCAGCATTTATGGGTGGCGCAGCACCGTTTATTATCGTAGGTATATTAAAAGCAGTACTAGCTGCATATCTTGGCGTTGTCGTACGTCGCCGATTAGAAACAGCGCATTTAATTGAAGTAACGGCGTAA
- a CDS encoding NADPH-dependent FMN reductase: MKVVAIVGSIRKDSYNLKLAQHVQNRYADKFELEILSLRGIPMYDQDIELDAPQIVLDFKARVKAADAVLWVTPEYNSTIPGVLGNAIDWMSRVDRSVNGKPSMIMGASMGAMGTVKAQMHLRDILFASGLNSPLLPMNEVYVGAAHTKFDEEGNLTDQATVEFLDKVIENFLNWMKTFA; the protein is encoded by the coding sequence ATGAAAGTAGTAGCAATAGTAGGAAGTATCCGTAAAGATTCATATAATTTAAAATTAGCACAACACGTACAAAACCGTTACGCAGATAAATTTGAGCTTGAAATTTTAAGCTTACGTGGAATACCAATGTACGATCAAGATATCGAATTAGATGCACCACAAATTGTACTTGACTTTAAAGCAAGAGTAAAGGCAGCTGACGCTGTTCTTTGGGTAACACCAGAGTACAATTCAACAATTCCAGGGGTACTAGGCAACGCAATTGACTGGATGTCTCGCGTGGACCGATCAGTAAATGGTAAACCATCGATGATCATGGGTGCTTCAATGGGTGCAATGGGTACAGTAAAAGCACAAATGCACTTACGTGATATTCTTTTCGCAAGTGGCTTAAACTCACCATTACTTCCAATGAATGAAGTATATGTTGGTGCAGCTCATACGAAATTTGATGAAGAAGGTAATCTTACAGACCAAGCAACTGTTGAGTTTTTAGATAAAGTAATTGAAAACTTCCTTAACTGGATGAAAACATTCGCTTAA
- a CDS encoding IclR family transcriptional regulator C-terminal domain-containing protein, producing the protein MSQYEVTTLKKGLQIIELLKEQNGLSLTEITKHLELSKTTAFRMLATLEEMGYVQKFQSRFEINHKMFCEHFERRIALDWVSLTTPYKVAKEIGESLYIGKMDGTNLVTVHAVLAPYKEPAREEIGNRSFIHQSALGKIILANLPSKTQSDILRKLNFTKATDHAFEDAHLFVHHLNVIQKQGYAFDDEERIVGIRCIAVPLFLEGEIIASIAIAAPAVRITKGKRSKIYLKLMEGSEKITREIESLR; encoded by the coding sequence ATGAGCCAATATGAAGTGACCACGTTAAAAAAAGGATTACAAATTATTGAGTTGTTAAAAGAACAAAACGGTTTATCATTAACAGAAATTACAAAGCACTTAGAACTGAGTAAAACAACAGCATTTCGGATGCTAGCGACGTTAGAGGAAATGGGCTATGTTCAAAAATTTCAAAGCCGTTTTGAAATTAATCATAAAATGTTTTGTGAGCATTTTGAACGACGTATCGCATTAGACTGGGTTTCTTTAACGACACCTTATAAAGTAGCGAAGGAAATTGGAGAAAGTTTGTACATAGGGAAAATGGACGGTACAAATTTAGTGACGGTACATGCTGTACTAGCACCATATAAAGAGCCTGCTCGAGAAGAGATTGGCAACCGTTCATTTATCCATCAATCAGCTTTAGGGAAAATCATTTTAGCCAACCTACCATCTAAAACTCAATCAGACATATTACGAAAGTTGAACTTTACCAAAGCGACAGATCATGCATTTGAAGACGCTCATTTATTTGTCCATCATTTAAATGTTATTCAAAAACAAGGCTATGCCTTTGACGATGAAGAACGTATTGTAGGCATTCGGTGCATAGCTGTGCCCTTATTCTTAGAAGGAGAAATAATTGCTTCCATAGCAATTGCCGCACCAGCTGTACGAATTACGAAAGGTAAAAGATCAAAAATTTATTTAAAGCTAATGGAAGGAAGCGAAAAGATTACAAGAGAAATCGAATCGCTTAGATAG
- a CDS encoding GNAT family N-acetyltransferase: MNFHITKDPDKEASNYINNELYQYNLKHFPTDLKGRYKEIKLFLRDENNIVRGGIIGEVCWNWLEIQVFMVDEDLRKLGLGTKLLFEAEQIARESQCDFIKLDTLSFQALGFYEKHGYEVYGCIENVGRDHKHYYMKKDLN, encoded by the coding sequence ATGAACTTTCACATTACAAAAGATCCAGATAAAGAAGCTAGTAACTATATAAATAACGAGTTGTATCAATATAATTTAAAACATTTTCCAACAGATTTAAAAGGTAGGTATAAGGAAATAAAACTGTTCTTAAGAGATGAAAACAACATTGTTCGAGGTGGAATAATAGGGGAAGTGTGTTGGAACTGGTTAGAAATTCAAGTTTTCATGGTAGATGAGGATTTGCGAAAATTAGGGCTTGGTACAAAGTTGTTATTTGAAGCGGAACAAATTGCAAGAGAAAGCCAGTGTGATTTCATCAAGCTCGATACACTTAGTTTTCAGGCGTTAGGATTCTACGAAAAACATGGCTACGAAGTATATGGCTGTATTGAGAACGTCGGCAGAGATCATAAGCACTATTACATGAAAAAGGACTTGAATTAG
- a CDS encoding HAD family acid phosphatase, whose protein sequence is MKFGFDIDDTLINLREYAFHLYNKKLNQSIALDVFQSLKTVEIHEAFGLEKEVGNKMWTDSMEEIYFTDCPAFEGAIETLQQLKKDGHEIFYITSRPKKYCTQTREWMKAQGFPVEDNHFYCGMQDNEKIATIKELALDYYFDDKPAVLETLSDVTTKVYIMDQSYNQHVDLPRMKHWSELEKIMIK, encoded by the coding sequence GTGAAATTTGGTTTTGATATTGACGATACGTTAATCAATTTAAGAGAGTATGCCTTCCATTTATACAATAAAAAATTAAATCAAAGTATTGCTTTAGACGTGTTCCAAAGTTTAAAAACTGTTGAAATCCATGAAGCATTTGGACTTGAAAAAGAAGTTGGAAATAAAATGTGGACTGACTCGATGGAAGAGATTTACTTTACGGATTGCCCAGCATTTGAAGGGGCAATTGAAACGTTGCAGCAATTAAAAAAAGACGGACATGAGATCTTTTATATTACATCACGTCCTAAAAAATACTGCACGCAAACGCGCGAATGGATGAAAGCTCAAGGATTCCCAGTGGAAGATAACCATTTCTACTGTGGCATGCAAGATAATGAAAAAATTGCAACAATTAAAGAACTAGCATTAGATTACTATTTTGATGATAAACCAGCAGTTCTTGAAACTTTAAGTGATGTTACAACGAAAGTATACATTATGGACCAATCGTATAATCAGCATGTAGATCTACCACGGATGAAGCATTGGTCAGAACTTGAAAAAATCATGATAAAGTAA
- a CDS encoding FAD-dependent monooxygenase: protein MNVKVDVCIVGAGPGGALLAYLLAKKNVSVMLLERTQDIGKAFRGEHLNEEGEAVLKKHGLFDAIEQLGLLRMEQLEYWHAGKLFKTILPDPKVGHLGIHVPQAHLLTVLIQAAEEYPNLTCLMNTRVVELLKDESGYFCGVKAVQDGQEMVIESQLIIGADGRYSTVRKKAEIDVTIRKHGYDLLWARIPAPHDWEPSIKMALIGDKQLSLFTQAKGFIQIGWNIEEGSYPTLRKEPFTPFIEQLVEAFPQLKETVHQHIQSWQDFVLLDVYSSTSESWGKDGVALLGDAVHTMTPTGAFGLNSALTDADCLAALIDKDYISQFSFIDCASRRKKEVEKIQAIQIEKEQSFASQFVVMA from the coding sequence GTGAATGTGAAAGTAGATGTATGTATCGTTGGAGCTGGACCAGGAGGTGCACTCTTAGCGTATTTACTTGCAAAGAAAAACGTTTCCGTTATGCTTCTGGAGCGAACTCAAGATATTGGAAAAGCATTTCGCGGAGAGCATTTAAACGAAGAAGGCGAAGCTGTTTTAAAAAAACACGGTCTTTTTGATGCAATTGAGCAATTAGGGTTGTTACGTATGGAGCAACTTGAATATTGGCATGCAGGAAAGCTATTTAAAACCATTTTACCAGATCCAAAAGTAGGTCATCTAGGCATCCACGTACCACAAGCACATTTATTAACAGTGCTGATACAGGCAGCAGAGGAATATCCGAACTTAACTTGTCTGATGAATACTAGAGTAGTAGAGTTATTAAAAGATGAATCAGGATATTTTTGTGGTGTCAAAGCAGTACAAGATGGGCAAGAAATGGTGATTGAAAGTCAACTTATTATCGGTGCAGATGGTCGTTATTCAACTGTACGAAAAAAAGCAGAAATTGATGTCACTATTCGTAAGCATGGCTATGATTTACTTTGGGCTAGAATTCCAGCACCACACGACTGGGAGCCATCTATTAAAATGGCGCTTATAGGTGATAAACAGCTTTCTCTATTTACACAAGCAAAAGGCTTTATACAAATCGGTTGGAATATTGAAGAAGGCTCGTATCCAACATTGCGTAAGGAGCCGTTTACTCCGTTTATTGAGCAATTGGTGGAAGCATTTCCTCAACTTAAAGAAACCGTTCATCAACATATTCAATCATGGCAGGATTTTGTACTGTTAGATGTGTACAGTTCTACGAGCGAAAGCTGGGGCAAGGACGGCGTTGCGTTACTAGGGGATGCAGTCCACACGATGACACCAACAGGGGCTTTCGGATTAAATAGCGCATTAACAGATGCAGATTGTTTAGCTGCTCTAATTGATAAAGATTATATATCACAATTTAGTTTTATTGATTGTGCGTCTAGAAGAAAAAAAGAAGTAGAAAAGATTCAAGCGATTCAAATTGAAAAAGAGCAGTCTTTTGCGTCACAATTTGTCGTAATGGCTTAA